CCTCGTATGAAACAAATGTGTTTTTGTGTGTGGTCACGTCAAATGGCGATCGCCGCGACGATAACCGTCGCGTGGCGTGAGGCACGCCACATGGATGAACACAATCAAGAACAGGGTGTCTGACCTGACTATTTTAGACACGGACTCAAAGAGCTTATAGCGTGATAGAGATTTTTCTGGTGTTCCTGCGACTGGGCCTGACTTCGTTTGGCGGCCCTGTGGCGCACATCGGTTTTTTTCATACCGAGTTTGTGCGGCAGCGAAAATGGGTTGACGACTCCACCTTCAGTGGTTGGCTGGCCCTGTGCCAGTTCCTGCCTGGTCCAGCGTCGAGTCAGTTAGGATTCCTGATCGGGTTGCATCGCGGTGGTTTCATGGGTGCGCTGGCGGCCTGGTTCGCATTCACAATGCCATCTGCAGTCGTTCTCGTGGCATTGGCGATCTATGGGATTGGTTCAGAGTCAGAGTGGGCGATGACGGTTGTGCACGGACTCAAACTGGTCGCGGTCGCGGTCGTGGCCCAGGCGGTCTGGGGAATGTGGTCCAGTCTCTGCAAGTCGACCGTGACCCGGGTGGTCGCTCTGGCCGGGTTCGCGCTGACAATCTGGTTCATCGGTTGGTCGGGTCAGATATGGGCCATCCTTGCCGGTGCTCTGGTCGGGTTGGTTCTGCTGCGGCAGGAGGCGCAGGCGAATCTGACTGGTGAAGTGGGTGTCGTTCGGGTCCGTCCTGTCGCAGGAATTGTGCTGCTGCTGGTCGCTCTGGCGCTATTGCTGGGTCTGCCTTTTGTGGTGGCTCAGGCACCCGTGACGGAAATGTTTGCAACGTTTTATCGGGCTGGCGCTCTGGTGTTCGGTGGCGGACATGTCGTGCTGCCGATGCTTCAGAGTGCTGTGGTTGATACCGGACTGGTTGGTCGGGATGACTTTCTGGCAGGCTATGGTTTGGCGCAGGCAGTACCGGGGCCTCTTTTTACCTTCGCTGCATGGGTGGGAGCGCTTGATCAGTCCTTGCCTGGATGGCCAGGTGCGATGCTGGCACTGGTGGCTGTGTTTCTGCCGGGGATGTTGCTGGTATGCGGTGTGCTGCCGTGGTGGAACCGATTGCGGGAGCAGTCCTGGGCCCTTGCAGCCTTTGCGGGTGCCAACGCTGCCGTGGTGGGCGTGCTGGCTGCCGCCTGGTACAACCCGATCATGATGACTGCGTTTCAGACGTGGATTGACGCGTGTGTGGCGTTCGCGGCCGCGGCATGGCTTATCTGGGGGCGGGCCCGAGCATGGGCCGTTGTCCTGCTGTGTGTCCTGCTTGCCCTGGCGGGTCAGTGGTCGGGTGTCTGGCCGGTCGTGAGTGCAGGTAGTTGAGCTTGCAGTCTGTTCCAGTGGTCAAACAAGTCAACACAAAGTCACACTCATAAAGTATCAAACCATGCGATAACACCACTGGCGATGTGCAATTGTTGCTGCAAGAGCTAGACTCTGACTTAAAATAACGATATGGCTATCCTCAATATTCTCCGCTATCCCGATCACAGACTGCATAAGGTCGCTAAACCTGTCGCGCAGGTGGATGATCGTATTCGTCAACTAGTGAAGGACATGGCGCAAACCATGTACGACGCACCAGGAATTGGCCTGGCTGCGACACAGGTTGATGTGCATGAGCGGGTGGTTGTGATGGATCTGTCCGAGGAACAGAGTGAACTGATGGTTCTGATCAACCCGGAGATCATCTGGGCCAGTGAGGATGTTCAGGTCTACGAAGAGGGCTGTCTGTCGGTGCCAGGGGTATACGACGAGGTCAAGCGTGCGGCGCAGATCAAGGTTCGCGCACTGGACGAGAACGGTCAGTCCAGGGAGTTCGATGCGGATGGGTTGCTTGCAGTCTGTATCCAGCACGAACTTGACCATCTGAACGGTAAAGTGTTTGTGCAGAGACTTTCCAGCCTCAAACAGAATCGTATTCGTAACAAGATTCTGAAACAACGACGCGAAGAGCAGGTCGCTTCGGCCAGCTGAGTCCCGTGCCCGGTGTGGTCAGCGAGTCGGTGGCCGCATCTGGCTGCGCAGATACATCCCGCCGCCAGGTGGATGTTTGATTCGAAGAAGACCGATGCAGGAGCAAGGGTCCGGAGCGTCCCTGAACCGACTGCAAACCTTGCCTTGAAATCCTCTCGGCCATCTTGGCCATGTCAGACCCCGTGGACGCGAGACTGCGGGATCTGACATGCAGGACGTTCAGACCTGGCCAGACCTGGTTTGTCTGGAAGAGTCATTGCCCATAATGTCCTCTTCGCGCTGAACGCGCAGGACTCGTTGCGGGAACGGAATCTCGATGCCGTTGGTATCAAATGCCTGTTTGAGTCGTGCCAGCAACTCCCGACGAATCCCCCATTTGGCTGATGCATCGGTCTTCATTCTGAGTCGCAAGCCGACGGCAGAGTCTTCCAGTTGATTGACACCGAGGATCTCGACATCGTCAAGGATCTTGTCTTTCTGGTCCGGATCCTGGCGAAGGGCTTGACCCACTTCTTTGATGACTTCGTATGTTCTGCCAAGGTTGGCATCATAGGCCACACCAATATCAACTACAGCGTAGGCGAATTGCCGGCTGTGGTTAGTAACGGTGGTAATGGCGCTGTTGGGAAGGTAGTGAACGGCGCCCTCTCCGTCGCGCAGACGCACGTGACGCAGTGTAACTTCTTCAACGGTGCCACTCTTTCCTGCCGCTTCAATGAAATCGCCTTGGCGGATCTGGTTTTCCATGAGCATGACGAAACCCATGAAGTAGTCTTTGACCAGGCTCTGTGCCCCAAAGCTGATAGCGATACCAACCACACCGGCTGTGGCGAGCAGGGGGGCGATCGAAATGCCCAGCTCTGCCAGAATCAGCATGGCCGTCACCACGCCGATCGCGATTGAAGAGATGTATCCGAATATCCGACTCAACGTGTCGATGCGTTTGCGCTCTTCAACGCCCGGTGCACGGGCGCTCAGGCGCTGGTGCAGTGTTGTGAGGAGTCTGCTCACGACGCCCCGAATGATTAACGCCAGAATCAGAATGATGATGACGTTGATGCTGGCAATCAGCATCGATGCCCACGCGGGTGTGCTGTCAATGCCCATGCTGGCTAGAAAGTCGGCTGTGATGTCTTGCATAGTTCGATTATTCCACTCGTTTGAATTCAGGAGAAACACCCGGACTCTGATTCGCCTGGGCGCCAGGTATGACGTTTAGCCCTCATACAATAGGCAATGGCAAGAATTTGCAGTGACTTGCTCGTAGGAGTCTGCTTGCGGACGTCCGTAACTCTGAACGTCTGATTTTTAGTGCCTAAAGGATACGGGAGTTTGAGCGCCTTGTCTTGTCCAGCACCCAGTCCCCGAATATGGAGCGAGCAGGCAGGCACCTGCTTGTTGTTCACACAGAAAGTAGAGAAATTAGCGAAAGAAGGGTTGTCAAATGAAAGTTGGTTTTGCGGGTACCCCCGAGTTTGCGAGTACTGCCCTGGAGTCCTTGATCGAGGCAGGCCACTCGGTTGTTGTGGTCCTGAGCCAGCCAGACCGGCCATCAGGCAGGGGCATGAAACTGACACAAAGTCCGGTCAAGCAGGCTGCGGTCGCACACAATATTCCGGTGCTGCAACCGGCGGGTCTCAAGCTTGATGGCCGCTATGCGGAGCAGGCCTTGCAGGTTCGCCATCAGCTGGAGAAGCTGGATCTGGATGTCTTGATTGTCGCAGCGTATGGGCTGATTCTGCCCGCATGGCTACTCGATCTGCCAAAGTCTGGCTGCCTGAACATCCATGCGAGTCTTTTGCCCAGATGGCGTGGCGCAGCACCCATCCAGCGAGCAATCGAGGCCGGGGACGATCTGACCGGCGTCACCATCATGCAGATGGACGAAGGGCTCGATACGGGGGATATGCTGATCAAGGCAGAGGTTGCCATTGACCCTGGCGATAACGGGCAGACCCTGCATGACAAGCTGGCTGCCTGCGGTGCGTCGTTGATCGTGCGGGCACTTGAGTTGCTTGAAAAGAAAGCACTCGTCAGAACGCCACAACCCGTTGACGGGGTGACTTACGCAGAGAAGTTGCTCAAGCAGGAGTCTGAACTTGACTTGTCACGCCCGGCGACCGAACTGGCGCGCAGGATTCGGGCATTCACACCTTTTCCGGGGGCCAAGCTGACATTGCCGGGACTGGCTGATCCGGTCAAGGTGTTTTGTGCGACTGCTTTAGCTAATGATTCAGCCAGTCGTCAGGCGCAGGGCACGCGGCGTAAGCCCGGCGAACTCCTTGGCGTCTCAGCAGATGGTATCGACCTTCAAACGGGTGAAGGCATTCTGCGGGTGACAGAATTGCAGCGCGCGGGCGGAAAGCGCCAGCCGGTAGCAGTATTTCTGTCCGGCTGGCACCCGCCTCAGTCCTGAATACTGGCCCAGAGATCGTAGTCGTCCGAGTCGGTGACCCGGGCTCTGACCAGCTGCCCAGGCACCAGCTTTACACCGCTATCCGGATCATGCTCAATGTAGACACAGCCATCGATCTCGGGCGCATCAGCGCTGGATCGACCAATGGCGCCGTCCTCATCAACTTCGTCAATGAGGACATCGATTTCCGTGCCGACTTTTCTGGCCAGTCTGGCACGTGAAATCGCCTGCTGATGTGCCATAAACCGTTCCCAGCGATCCTGCATGATCTCGGGCGCGACCGGGTCGGGCAGGGCATTGGCACTGGCCCCTTCAACCGGTGAGTATTGGAAACAGCCTACCCGATCCAGTTGGGCCTGAGTCAGCCAGTCGAGCAAGTATTCGAAGTCCTCTTCTGTTTCTCCCGGAAAGCCGACGATGAAGGTTGACCGGATCGTCAGGTCCGGACAGATCTCGCGCCACTTGTGGATGCGTTCCAGTGTGCGGTCCTCAAACGCAGGACGCTTCATTGCCTTCAGGATTCGGGGGCTGGCGTGCTGGAAGGGAATGTCCAGATACGGCAGAATCTTGCCCTGCGCCATCAGGGGAATGACCTCATCCACGTGTGGGTAGGGGTAGACGTAGTGCAGCCTGATCCACGCGCCAAGTTCACTCATGGCATCGCACAGCTCCGTCATGCGGGTGCGCACGGGTCTGCCTTGCCAGAATCCGGTCCTGAACCGTGTGTCGACACCGTAGGCACTGGTGTCTTGCGAGACGACCAGCAATTCTTTGACGCCTGCACGCACTAGTCTCTGGGCTTCGTCCAGTACATCGCCAATCGGGCGGCTGACCAGGTCCCCCCGGATGGAAGGAATAATGCAGAAGCTGCAGCGGTGGTTGCAGCCTTCCGAGATCTTGAGGTAAGCGTAGTGTCGTGGCGTGAGTTTGATGCCCTGGGGAGGCACCAGGTCAACAAAGGGGTCATGCTCGACCGGCGGTGCAGCGGCGTCGTGGACTGCACGCACGACCTGCTCGTACTGCTGGGGGCCGGTGACGGCCAGAACCGACGGGTGGACCTCCCGGATGACATCTTCCTCAACCCCCATACAGCCAGTGACAATGACACGTCCGTTCTCAGTGATTGCCTGGCCGATGGCGTCGAGCGACTCTGCTTTGGCGCTGTCAATAAATCCGCAGGTGTTGACCACGACCACGTCAGCACCGTCATAGTCAGGTACGATTTCATATCCTTCTGTGCGCAACTGTGTGAGGATGCGCTCCGAATCAACGAGTGCTTTCGGGCATCCGAGACTGACGAATCCGACCTTTGGGGTTGACATGATGATGTGGAACTCTTTGTGTGCAGGCAATCCGGCATTTTAGCGTTTACGTCAGACGAGAAGCGTCTTCTTGCCCCTAAAATCCAAACATGACCGAGAATCGACTGTCCCTTAACAAAACCTTGCTGACCACGGCCCGCTGTCTTTCGGAGGTTGAGTCAGGAAGATCGTTGAGCGCACTGCTGTCCAGGGTTCATCCTTCCGAACGCGCTGCAGTGCAAGCGCTCTCCATGTATGCAATGCGTCACTGGGGCCTGGCTCAGGCCTGGCGTTCGATTGCCATGCAGCGGCGTTCTCAAAGCGGTCCCCTGAACAGTCTGGTTGCGCTGAGTCTGCTGTTGCTTGACATTGCCATGGTCGAGGAGGCTGCCACGGGTAGGCAGGGGGTGCCGGATTCGTTCCAGTGCCCGCCTGGAGACGGTGCGCCCCGGTACGCAGTCCACACGGTTGTTGATCAGTCTGTCCGCGCTGCCAGGCTTGTCAGCAAGGCATCGTTTGCTCCCAGGCTTCTGAATGCGATCTTGCGCAGATTCCAGAGGGAGCGGACCTTGTTTGTCGAGGCAGTGGCGAGGGATGAGGTTGCCAGATGGAACTATCCTGCCTGGTGGATCGCCCAGGTACGTGATACTTATCCCGATCACTGGCAATCCATCTTGCAGGTCAGTCAGACAGCCCCGGACCTGGTCTTGCGGGTCAACCAGAGAAGGTCCAGTGTGCAGCAGGTTCTGTCGTCGCTGGAAGACGCTGGTGTACAGGCGGTCCATGTGGGCGGTGCCGCCATCAAGGTCAGAAGCGCGGGGGCGATCGAACGTTTGCCGGGATTCGAAGCAGGCTGGTGGTCTGTGCAGGACCTGTCAGCACAGCAAGCAGCGCCGTTGCTTGGCCTGAGGGGCGGGGCGCGGGTGCTCGATGCCTGTTCTGCCCCGGGCGGCAAAGCCGCACATATCCTTGAGCTTGCGAATGTTTCGCTGACAGCAGTGGATCAGGATGCCAGACGACTGGAGATGGTGCGCGAGAACCTCGAGCGGCTTGGTCTGCTCGACCCTGAACGCGTCCAGCTGGTTCATGCTGATCTGCTCCATAGCAGAGCGTGGGCTGGGTCGGCACCTTTTGACCTGATCCTTGCGGATGTGCCGTGCACGGCGTCGGGTGTGGTTCGACGCCATCCTGATATTGCCTGGCTACGGAGGCAGTCCGATCTTGAGCAGACAGTTGCGCTACAGCGTGCGATTGTTGATGCTATCTGGCCTGCGCTGGTCCCGGGTGGCCGCCTGCTGCTGGCAACCTGCTCGATTTTTGAGCAGGAAGGTGAGGCACAGGCCGTAGCCATGCTTGAGCGCCATGCGGATGCCCGGCGTCTGCCAGCGCCCGGGCTGATTCTTCCTGAGAGTGCAGGAGAGCAGATGACGTGTGGCCATGACGGGTTTTTCTATGCGCTATTCACAAAAGAGGCCAGGGCGTGAGGGCGCTGGCGATTCATGCGATCGTGAAGACGGGATTTGATCATCTGGTTTCGGGTCGGGCAATACAACTGTTCAAGGTGTGCCTGCTGCTGGGTTTTGTCTGGTTTGGCGCAGGAGGAGGGCAGGCTTACGGGCAGGCCAGCGATGCGGAGTTACCCGATCACGCTCAGGCTTCTGTGCAGCGTATCGAGCCGCTAGTTCATCAAGGACACCTGAGCATGGATATCGATATCGAGATGTCCCTGAGCCATTCGATGGCAGAGGCCCTCAAGAGAGGGGTTGCGCTGACCTTCACGATCGAGGTCGAGATTGACCAGCCACGCTGGTGGTGGTTTGACAAGGTGCTGGTCGATGCCAGGCTGACCAGACGTGTTTCATTCAATACTCTAACCCGACAGTGGCGAGTCAGTATCGGGGATCTGGGCCTGGTTGTGGCGACCTATAACGAGGCGCTTGATCTGGTGCGCCGGGTGCGCGGCTGGGAGGTCGCGCCGATTGATCGGTTCGAATCAGATGCTGACTACAAAGGCCGGGTTCGCATCATGCTTGATGCAACCCAGCTTTCCCGGCCCATGCAGCTTGATGCCAACAAGCGCAGTGACTGGACGCTGATCAGTCCATGGCGAGAGTTCGAGTTCAGTGTTGGTCGAGAGAGGGACAATTCATGAAGCACTGGGGGCGATGGCTGATTGCGTTTGGAATCGCAGGAGGGCTTGCTCTCTTCATCCTGCTGGCCTGGTCGACGGCTAGCGCTTCTTTGCTGGCTCAGTATCACGAACTGCTTGTCTATCTGAATGTGGCGCTCGCAGCAGGGCTGTTTGTGTGGGTGATCGGTTTGTTTACGAGGCTGGCATATCAGTTGTACAAGGGAAAGTTCGGCGCCCGGCTGACCGGCCGGTTCGCACTGGCGTTTGCTCTGATCGGGGTGTTGCCAGGCGCATTGATCTACACCGTTTCCGTACAGTTCATGTCGAAGTCGATCGAGTCCTGGTTCAACGTTCGGGTTGACACTGCGCTTGATGCGGGCCTGGCGCTGGGACGTGCGGCACTGGACGCCCAGCTCAACGAGCTCGACACCCGCGCACGCGCCATGGTTCCGTTGCTTTCAGGGGCGGACGAGTCCGATCTGCCAGAGATTCTGTCCCGGGTCAGGGAAGTGACTGGAGTGCAGGAAGCCATGGTTTTTACCGGCTCTGGCAGGCCAGTTGCGTTCGTAACCGAGCAACTTGGACAGTTGCTGCCCCAGCCGCCTCCATCCCAGGTCCTGAATCAGCTCAGGGTGACGCGTGGCTATACAGCCGCAGAGTCGATGACTGAAGGGCTGGTCGGAGATGAAACAGTCAGCATGTTGCTCAGGGTGATTGTGCCGCTGGCGACCCCCATGGTCTCGTCCACTGGGCCATTGATTAATGAAATGCGCTGGTTACAACTGATCAAACCAGTGTCCGACAAGCTTGTTCTCAATGCTGAGGAGGTCCGGGCAGGTTACCGTGATTATCAGGAACTCGCCATGTCCAGGCATGGGTTGCAGCAACTGTTTGGTGTTACGTTGACGCTGGCGCTGTTGCTGGCCGTCTTTGCTGCCATGGCTGTTGCGCTGTATCTTTCCAAACGACTGGTGCAGCCTTTGCTTGCGCTGGCATCAGGGACCCGCGCGGTTAGTGTCGGAGACTATCGGCCTTTACCAGAGCCCCCACAGAACGATGAGGTGGGTCAATTGACCCGCTCGTTCAATGCCATGACCCATCAACTGGAGGAGGCAAGGCGACTTGTCGATACCAACCGGCGTCAGCTCGAACGATCCAAGCTCTACATCGAGAGTATCCTGGCCAACCTTTCGGCCGGCGTACTGGTATTTGACGAACAGTTCCGGGTGACCATCTTCAACCAGGGGGCCCAGTCCATCCTGGGAGCAGACTTCAGGGAAGTGGCGGGTAGGCCGCTCGAAACTGCCAACGGGATGGTCGAGTTTGCCGGAACCATTCGCAGGGCTTTCTCCCAGCATGTTGCAATGGGTAGCGAACGACTGCACTGGCAGGAGCAATTTGAAGTGACACTGCCCCGGACCGGGGATGGAGACAGACCTCTCACACTCACATTGCTTGCCCGTGGCACCCATCTTACCGGTGAGGGGCGTGGCAACGGATACGTCGTGGTGTTTGACGATATTACAGAGGTGATCTCTGCAAACCGCAGTGTTGCGTGGGCCGAGGTGGCCAGAAGACTTGCACACGAAATCAAGAACCCGCTCACGCCGATACAGCTTTCGGCCGAGCGACTCGCGATGAAGCTCGTAGACAAGCTTGATGAAAAGGATGCCGCGCTGCTGGAACGCTCAACCAACACGATCATCAATCAGGTCTCCTCGCTCAAGCACATGGTCGACGAGTTTCGGGAGTATGCGCGCAAGCCACCGACGGTTTACGGTCCGGTCAACCTGAATTCGCTGATTGAAGATGTTCTGACGCTTTACGGATGGGATCCCTATGATTCGAGAAGCCGTGACGGAGGTCGCCCGGTACAGTTTGATATCCGGCTTGATCCTGATTTGCCACAAGTGCGCGGCGAGCCGACTCAGCTACGTCAGGTGATTCATAATTTGCTGGGAAATGCCCGGGAGGCCCTCGCTGAGACGCAAAGCGAAGGTATGATTCAGGTCTCGACAGAGGTGACTCTGGGCGGGTCGGGTGACGATGCCAGCGAGCCAGCTGTCTTACTGACAGTTGCCGACAACGGGCCAGGGTTTTCGAGTCAGTTGCTCCAGCGAGCGTTCGAGCCCTACGTCACGACCAAGGCTCAAGGAACCGGTCTCGGTCTTGCCATTGTCAGAAAAATTGTGGAAGAGCACGGTGGGTATATCGAACTCTCCAATCTGCGTGCCGGGGGGCGCGCGTCACAATCATGCTTGCGCCGTTTGATGCTTCTGCGTATCCGGTAGACGAGGCGTCGCAAGCAAACGATAATCACAACAGCTCTAGGTAAATTAAAAAGAAACTATGGCCCGCATTCTGGTGGTCGACGATGAAGTCGGCATTCGTGAGTTGCTCTTCGAGATCCTGTACGACGAGGGGCACACTGTTGAAATGGCCGAGAACGCCGCGCAGGCACGTGCAGCGCGCGCTCGGATTCGTCCCGATCTTGTTTTGCTTGATATCTGGATGCCCGATACCGACGGCGTGACGCTGTTGCGGGAGTGGGGCTCACAGGGGTTGCTCGACATGCCCGTCATCATGATGAGTGGTCACGCAACAATCGATACGGCAGTCGAGGCGACACGTATCGGGGCTGTGGATTTTCTGGAGAAACCGATCACCCTTCAGCGCTTGTTAAAGACCATCTCCTCGGCTTTGAGCAGGCCCTTCAAGCCCACGCTTGGAAAAGTGACGCCGGTCCCACCTCCGCCGACGGCGCAAGTGATCGCACCGCCACCGCTGGCCAATCCATTTGCCGAACCGCCCGAAGAAAAGAAGCCGGAAGGCCCGTCGAATCTGCTTGGAAATATCTCGCTCGATCAACCGCTGCGTGATGCGCGTGACGAGTTTGAGCGCGTTTACTTCGAGTACCATCTCGCCCGGGAGAATTACAGCATGACACGTGTGTCTGAGCGTACCGGGCTTGAACGTACGCATCTCTACAGAAAACTCAAGCAACTTGGAATCGAATCGCGTAAGCGAGGATCATGAAAATCCTGATTGTCGGAGCAGGTCGGGTTGGCACCAGTGTCGCGGAGAACCTGGTGTCTGAACACAACGACATCACTGTCATCGATGCTGATGCAAGCCGGCTTTCTGACCTGCAGGAGCGGTTTGACCTTCGAGGCGTGGTGGGAGATGGTTCACTGGTCTCGTCACTCCGGCGCGCGGGAGCAGAGGATGCCGACATGCTGATTGCTTGCGCGGCCAGTGATGCGGTCAATCTGGTGACATGCAAGATTGCACGGATGGTGTTCAATGTTCCCCGTCGGGTTGCCCGAGTCCGCTCGTCCGAACTGCCGGCCATGCCAGAGCTGCTTGGAGAAGAAGGCTTTTGTGTCGATGCCGTAATCAGTCCAGAGGGCAGCGTTACATCGTACCTTCAGAAGCTGATCGAGTTTCCCGAAGCGTTGCAGGTTGTCGAGGTTGGCGATGGCCGGGTCAGTGTTATCACCATGCGGGTCGGTATTTCCGGCTTCATGGCCAATCACAAGCTTCAGGACCTCAGGGCGATGCGTCCGGATGTCAATGCACGTGTTGTCGATATCTTGCGAGGAGGGCGGCCCGTCACGGTGTCTCCCGATACCGTTCTGCTGCCTGGCGACGAGCTTTTGCTGATTGCAGATACCGAACACGCACACCAGGCTGTTCACCAGATGCACAAGAGCGTGGAGTCGGTGCGCCGGATCATGATTGCCGGTGGTGGCAACATCGGGGCTCGGGTGGCACGCAACCTGGCCGAGAACGGTTACAACGTGCGAATCATCGAGCAGAACATGTCACGTTGCGAGG
This sequence is a window from Orrella marina. Protein-coding genes within it:
- the chrA gene encoding chromate efflux transporter; protein product: MIEIFLVFLRLGLTSFGGPVAHIGFFHTEFVRQRKWVDDSTFSGWLALCQFLPGPASSQLGFLIGLHRGGFMGALAAWFAFTMPSAVVLVALAIYGIGSESEWAMTVVHGLKLVAVAVVAQAVWGMWSSLCKSTVTRVVALAGFALTIWFIGWSGQIWAILAGALVGLVLLRQEAQANLTGEVGVVRVRPVAGIVLLLVALALLLGLPFVVAQAPVTEMFATFYRAGALVFGGGHVVLPMLQSAVVDTGLVGRDDFLAGYGLAQAVPGPLFTFAAWVGALDQSLPGWPGAMLALVAVFLPGMLLVCGVLPWWNRLREQSWALAAFAGANAAVVGVLAAAWYNPIMMTAFQTWIDACVAFAAAAWLIWGRARAWAVVLLCVLLALAGQWSGVWPVVSAGS
- the def gene encoding peptide deformylase, encoding MAILNILRYPDHRLHKVAKPVAQVDDRIRQLVKDMAQTMYDAPGIGLAATQVDVHERVVVMDLSEEQSELMVLINPEIIWASEDVQVYEEGCLSVPGVYDEVKRAAQIKVRALDENGQSREFDADGLLAVCIQHELDHLNGKVFVQRLSSLKQNRIRNKILKQRREEQVASAS
- a CDS encoding mechanosensitive ion channel family protein, whose protein sequence is MQDITADFLASMGIDSTPAWASMLIASINVIIILILALIIRGVVSRLLTTLHQRLSARAPGVEERKRIDTLSRIFGYISSIAIGVVTAMLILAELGISIAPLLATAGVVGIAISFGAQSLVKDYFMGFVMLMENQIRQGDFIEAAGKSGTVEEVTLRHVRLRDGEGAVHYLPNSAITTVTNHSRQFAYAVVDIGVAYDANLGRTYEVIKEVGQALRQDPDQKDKILDDVEILGVNQLEDSAVGLRLRMKTDASAKWGIRRELLARLKQAFDTNGIEIPFPQRVLRVQREEDIMGNDSSRQTRSGQV
- the fmt gene encoding methionyl-tRNA formyltransferase, with translation MKVGFAGTPEFASTALESLIEAGHSVVVVLSQPDRPSGRGMKLTQSPVKQAAVAHNIPVLQPAGLKLDGRYAEQALQVRHQLEKLDLDVLIVAAYGLILPAWLLDLPKSGCLNIHASLLPRWRGAAPIQRAIEAGDDLTGVTIMQMDEGLDTGDMLIKAEVAIDPGDNGQTLHDKLAACGASLIVRALELLEKKALVRTPQPVDGVTYAEKLLKQESELDLSRPATELARRIRAFTPFPGAKLTLPGLADPVKVFCATALANDSASRQAQGTRRKPGELLGVSADGIDLQTGEGILRVTELQRAGGKRQPVAVFLSGWHPPQS
- the rimO gene encoding 30S ribosomal protein S12 methylthiotransferase RimO, with protein sequence MSTPKVGFVSLGCPKALVDSERILTQLRTEGYEIVPDYDGADVVVVNTCGFIDSAKAESLDAIGQAITENGRVIVTGCMGVEEDVIREVHPSVLAVTGPQQYEQVVRAVHDAAAPPVEHDPFVDLVPPQGIKLTPRHYAYLKISEGCNHRCSFCIIPSIRGDLVSRPIGDVLDEAQRLVRAGVKELLVVSQDTSAYGVDTRFRTGFWQGRPVRTRMTELCDAMSELGAWIRLHYVYPYPHVDEVIPLMAQGKILPYLDIPFQHASPRILKAMKRPAFEDRTLERIHKWREICPDLTIRSTFIVGFPGETEEDFEYLLDWLTQAQLDRVGCFQYSPVEGASANALPDPVAPEIMQDRWERFMAHQQAISRARLARKVGTEIDVLIDEVDEDGAIGRSSADAPEIDGCVYIEHDPDSGVKLVPGQLVRARVTDSDDYDLWASIQD
- the rsmB gene encoding 16S rRNA (cytosine(967)-C(5))-methyltransferase RsmB, which gives rise to MTENRLSLNKTLLTTARCLSEVESGRSLSALLSRVHPSERAAVQALSMYAMRHWGLAQAWRSIAMQRRSQSGPLNSLVALSLLLLDIAMVEEAATGRQGVPDSFQCPPGDGAPRYAVHTVVDQSVRAARLVSKASFAPRLLNAILRRFQRERTLFVEAVARDEVARWNYPAWWIAQVRDTYPDHWQSILQVSQTAPDLVLRVNQRRSSVQQVLSSLEDAGVQAVHVGGAAIKVRSAGAIERLPGFEAGWWSVQDLSAQQAAPLLGLRGGARVLDACSAPGGKAAHILELANVSLTAVDQDARRLEMVRENLERLGLLDPERVQLVHADLLHSRAWAGSAPFDLILADVPCTASGVVRRHPDIAWLRRQSDLEQTVALQRAIVDAIWPALVPGGRLLLATCSIFEQEGEAQAVAMLERHADARRLPAPGLILPESAGEQMTCGHDGFFYALFTKEARA
- a CDS encoding DUF4390 domain-containing protein produces the protein MRALAIHAIVKTGFDHLVSGRAIQLFKVCLLLGFVWFGAGGGQAYGQASDAELPDHAQASVQRIEPLVHQGHLSMDIDIEMSLSHSMAEALKRGVALTFTIEVEIDQPRWWWFDKVLVDARLTRRVSFNTLTRQWRVSIGDLGLVVATYNEALDLVRRVRGWEVAPIDRFESDADYKGRVRIMLDATQLSRPMQLDANKRSDWTLISPWREFEFSVGRERDNS
- a CDS encoding response regulator produces the protein MARILVVDDEVGIRELLFEILYDEGHTVEMAENAAQARAARARIRPDLVLLDIWMPDTDGVTLLREWGSQGLLDMPVIMMSGHATIDTAVEATRIGAVDFLEKPITLQRLLKTISSALSRPFKPTLGKVTPVPPPPTAQVIAPPPLANPFAEPPEEKKPEGPSNLLGNISLDQPLRDARDEFERVYFEYHLARENYSMTRVSERTGLERTHLYRKLKQLGIESRKRGS
- the trkA gene encoding Trk system potassium transporter TrkA, producing the protein MKILIVGAGRVGTSVAENLVSEHNDITVIDADASRLSDLQERFDLRGVVGDGSLVSSLRRAGAEDADMLIACAASDAVNLVTCKIARMVFNVPRRVARVRSSELPAMPELLGEEGFCVDAVISPEGSVTSYLQKLIEFPEALQVVEVGDGRVSVITMRVGISGFMANHKLQDLRAMRPDVNARVVDILRGGRPVTVSPDTVLLPGDELLLIADTEHAHQAVHQMHKSVESVRRIMIAGGGNIGARVARNLAENGYNVRIIEQNMSRCEELASTLPDNVLVLHGNGTDESLLQREGIEDTDTWLALTSEDEDNIMSSLLAKRMGARRVIALINRQAYGELMQGSHIDIAVSPSQATMSELLCYVRRGDIVAAHRLRGGVAEVLEMVAHGDRKSSKVVGRRISELDLPKGASIGAIVRGDEIIISDPNAFIESEDHVIVFVPTKAKVAKVEKLFQVSASFF